The nucleotide window ACGCACAATCTCCTTctagttaccacaacctacacttgtagtaaaatagaagaaaggggttagtacaacacacgtactaagtatgaggatatgcaaatcatgctaaaaaagaCATTTGTGAGGAAgttatgctttcatgccattttgataaaatctcatgaacatcaacataataggcaccttacaagtcacaaccaacaatacaaagtcatatgcttcacaatacctcataaacatgcataacccatttacctttaccttcttgcGTTGGACCTCtaccttaagtaacccttaagcaatacctttgtgcaatgtatgggcaacATCCCATACCATTACCCACACTAacgcaccaccttaaggtcacacaaagtgcacttaccatgcatacctcaaccttcaccaattaGTCACATGagacatataagcacataagccaacaagtcacttcataaaactagagcattcatcaaatgtcatcccaagactCACTTAGGTAAAACATGGTGAAGCAGCCCATACTAGctctccataccacacccaagtgatccttaaggctacacaagacaagctccattcacatctcaacataaatcgttgattcaacttaatgcatttagacaacttcattcactaatgacataagatcatcacatacattcaattcaacataagcacttacactcaattcattatgactcactttcacattagcatgccCAAAGACCAACAATTTCATTAATTAGTCTAAAGAGACTCATTCATGCATTATCGTTACTAAGACACACCAAGATCtcccttaaatgtctacttgtgcaatgtctagatgatgtcccattccaccacctatcctaagtagtacacccttaagagaccctagttcattcattcattaatgtggggaaagagccttaatcgacatagaccatggagcttgacatggaatcccggtaATACTCTTACCAGATGAGAGatccctacttgcctaaggtagggtcattcttttagcctttacgtggtagagaccactagctagtcctatgtgggcacatggTTAAGGGATAGAAGGATTGATTCTAGGAACTCTTATCTCTACTCACGAAGGAGCACCCATCTTAAGGGCtgctactaaatactcacatctcaactaacgaaggagtatccacccatcttcatatcctctcaGTGCTAGACATTACTCCCCCACGGAGTTTGGACATtctattcattcattcatttaggcaTAACGATTGCTACTATGTACTCttatctcaactcacgaaggagtactCATCCTAACCCAACATttattcatttagggataaagattgctactaagtactctcaactcaactcacgaaggagtactCATCCTAaccctcattcattcattaaggaagctcttggattcaaagatgagaaaacctttcatctaggaaccccattcatttaaaggagtactttatgagactatccttacaatagacccaactttcattcattagcattaactcccattcttttcattcattcttacaTTCTTTCATTCATTTTGCACTAGGTGTGAGAGTAGGCAAGCATAGTCTCCTAACATCTCCTTCATTGtaagtcattcaaagaagacaacaaccaagcataacacataaagtATCTACACAAGGTCACATTTCATGCTCTTAAACCATacacaaattcacatcatatcacattaccttcacataatcaaTATTACTCAAAACAATaatcatccaactttgcctacaaggccatgatcacaacatgcttataaagtaaacacctccccactttcaaagggatcaaacctcacaattctaacatctactacacacacacacacacacacacacacacatatatatatatatataaaatactagAATGAATAttctattcacaacttcatcatcatcataagccttaggtcacaattgcccattcaaggccaacatctaatataacacaattgaccatcaattcctcataattTAATATAGAACAATACACAAATCAATAGTTCATAacaatctacacattaatatcacattattagctcataatcaatagacccactttagacccaaaattaggatttcaagatatgcaaaggttcatggagttttttaccttaaaaccatcaatattaacataaatcatcatttgaaatactttcatgcaagaacccaagcttagaattgaaattggggtttttaatgtttttgaaaaacattgaaatcactttgatttggctctttgattgaaaggagaatcaaagctaaaatccccatacctttatgattaatttcctaggaatttgaaggagaaatcagtaggaaaccatcccctagcttgaagcttcatcaatgtcttccatggagttctagagacagaatttatttgagagggaaggttcaattggataatgaggtctaattctaggttttggggttttaaccacttaaaataccctaaaataggtggcataaccgtttataataattccccaaagtacctaaactacccctcacttagttggaccttttaaacaagtcaaacttgagttttattttcgcagatttcgtcgggaaacaagtccgcgacgcggaggtgttcccacaagtttctggaaattaaatttcgagagaGTAGAGTCCGCACACGTCCTCTATGCGGACCAAacttttggcccttggtggagctagtccgcgacgcggacatgctccctccatgagCATTTTGCAagttgccttggcagcttgtttggccaaggttggggtcctcctcggggacccttaggttGGTCCCGGGGCGTCGTActcgaacgttttgaccctaaaaatatttattaaggcactagggtcacctccactgatttagactccaaacaacacataaaaacatgaacaacatactagaacacaccaacacgtaaaagactagtttccgaacgtcttggtcgtcccttgatgtttgacttccaaactctttaaaactgactaaagaggctattcttcattattttaacaagttattaatgcaaaaaatccatgtgaggctctactttatcctacttcattttgaggggtgttacagTCCTTCCACAGGCACGTTATGACTGGATCTATTTGAGACTTCAAGATTTTAAATCTATCAGTGAGTATAACTCTTACATGCTTAAAATCATCTCACAATTAAAATTATGCAAAGAAACTTTGAAAAGGGCCcatctctttttcattttcacaaTTAAAAGTCTCATGTTGAAGTAAAGTTCTTTTCTACTCGGAGTTGTTAGTTTGTTCTGCGTTCCTTCGTATTCGTAGCTTTCCCAAGTTCACAAagtttagaaataatattttgttgttaAGAATATATGTCATCCAAGAGAGTGTATTCCTCTGTTAAGTATGAGTATTCCTCTGTTAGGTATGAATAGGGTCGTATATTGTCGATTggtttttctaaaataaatgaCCCAAATGTTTTATTGAAATCTGCCTCTATATCAAGATATAAGGTGTGTTTCACTATCTTAAGAGTTCTAATTTAATTAAAGAGATTTTGTTTATAGAAGTTATACTCTATTTCGCCTTAGTTACGCTCCCTTTAATAGTCATTAGTTGTTTGTTGTGTTTCTAATCTCGGGATGTTAGCCGGTTGATTTTGGATACAAGAGTGAGAAATAAATCTTCTTTGGTGACTCGAACTTGTACGTTCATGAAATATTTGTGATTTGAAGTACGGTTCGAATAAATCCTATGAGGTTACAAATAGAGTTAGTTGTTTATTGGTTGccaaaataatgaaagaaaaagcgtttacatgttaaaatatcattttagccAAGCCtttgatattctttttttaatatatacttACATTATTGCACCATTTAATTTGTTACTAATCTTTATCTCCTTATTTTTCTTGTGTTTCATGTACAATCGGAGGGCGGAAGTTTCTACTTTGGAAATCGTTATTGGCATAGAATATTAAGCCAACATCAATTAGGATTATCGCAACGCTTGGAGTCTCGCAAATTAGGATTCTAATGTTTTCTTAGCCTTTCTTTCGTTGTCCTACTTATGTTGTTTTGATATGTTGGCTAACCTTTACTTATAAGTTTTTGATATATTGcttgtcttttattttgaagattATTTATGTGAGCTAATATACTATTTGTTCATGAATTTAGTTGAAACACTTTTAgaacaaataatacaaaaatattttcttaaaaatgggTTAGCATTTTTACTTATAACATTCTTTCAGGccttttaagttgaaaataGGGGCTTATAGTTtaaaaaattttcaaatgaagtttcaaaggggctaataatatttatatagacATAATTCATCGCTAAGCCtccaaataaatttgaaactagtttaaatgctagaATAATTACCTTTAGAAATTACTTATGGCAAAGATATTTACCTTTAGacatacatatttatttaagaaaataagtagGGAAGTAGGCctatatatttaacaaaacaaaGGCAACTATAGAATAAGTCCTGATAGTTAGGTCTATTTTTATACTTCTTACATCccctttaaaaaatatattggctattcttactaatttttttaatgtaatattTCTAAAACTCTAATCTCTTAACATgctatttcaagattttaaataTGCCAACAGGTtcaaaatacaaggtacatGCATATATATGTCATACACATAAAGGtataaattctatatttttctctACGTAACCTATTATTTTTATCTACTATCTcgaatgttatttatttatttttccctACTCTTTAATATAGATATTATTTTACTGAATATAATCTATCATCAGTTCATCTATACATGTAAaccaaaataataaatgttcacatgtttttaaacaacttacATGCATACACTATACTTCACAATAAgtatatttaagatcacaaatttTATCTAATAGTTTAACATTTAGTAGcattatcatttatttatttttatttttcaggaAACTCCATTTTATGTATTTTCGTCCAAATTACATATCACATACTACTACATATTTACACTCGActactatcttattttattttctttcacgTCTTAACAAAACGACATATTTTCATATCTTTTAAATTCaacatctatatatttttaggataaGTTTATTATGATACATCTATAttttttcaacatataaaaattGTCGTACATTTTAAgtgcatttatttattatactatatgataaacatactactattaatttatgtaatagacacacacacacatatatatatggtaccttgtattttactctttttttttattaaactaatGTACTTATCattgattttaaaacaaataaataaacaagttttcttaattatatttttcctaaattgagtttaaggactatcttcAAATAGGCTCTGAGAGATGCTTAATACCTTTCCCTCGAGTAACCAATACCCTTACTCAGAATCTCGCTGGTTTCACAAATCAAAATagagtttacatttacatatttaaaaaatggttttcctaatattttccttaaaatttaggtggcgactctaaaacaaaacaatttttccaaaattagaGTGACAAccatattatgttgtgaactaTTTCGGCCTGTTCGAAATATGGGTGCGACAATGATTTTTCATGTGATGCTTGTTGTCAAGGAAAATTGATTACTAGGCCATCACCAATGAAGGTTAACATTAAATTCCCTCAATTTTTAGAACATATACATGGGGATATATGTGGACCTATTCACCCATCTAGCAGGTTGTTTAAATACTTTATGGTCCTAATTGATGCATCTTCAAGATGGTCTCATGTGTGCCTCTTATCATCTCGCAACCCGGCATTTGTAaaattattggcacaaattaTACGATTAAGAGTGAAATTTCCAAATTATCCTATTAAGGCAATTCACCTTGATAATGCAGGAGAATTCACATCTCAAGCTTCTGATGATTATTGCTTATCAATAGGGATAAAAATTGAACATCATGTAGCTCATGTTCATACTCAAAATGGCATTGTTGAGTCACTTATTAAGCGCTTACAATTGATAGCAAGACCTCTACTTATGAAATCAAGTTGTCCACTATTGTTTGGGGTCATGCTATCTTACATGCATCATCACTTGTTCGTCTCAAACCGACtcattataataaatactcTCCGTCATAATTGGTATTTGGTCATGAACCAAATATTGCTCATCTACGAATTTTTGGATATGTTGTATATGTGTCGGTAGCACCACCTCAGCGCACTAAGATGGCCCCAAAGAAGGTTATGCATATATGTTGGGTTTGATTCACCCTCCATAATTTGCTACCTTGATCCATTGACGGGAGATTTATTCACTGCAAGATTTGCAGATTGTCGATTTGATGAAACAACTTTTCCGTAATTAGGGGGAGAGAGAAAGGAATTTAAAAGTGAAATTGCATGCCCATGTGTGAACAGGAGGTCCAGAAGATCATCCATCTtcaaaacatagcaaatcaaATGCCAAACGcatttactgatttgaaaaGGATAACAAAGTCACATATACCTACACTGAATATGCCTATCCAAATTGACGTCCCAAAATGACCATCTACAAGTGTCATGGCTTCTGAATCACAAACACGCCTGAAGTGTGGTAGGCCATTGGGTTCAAAGAATAAAAATTCTAGAAAAAGAAGTACGAAAAATGACACTACAAAAGAATCCCACGAAGATATTCAAGATCTGATTAATCCTAATATATCTAAAGAAATCAGTGAACCCGAGATTTAAGTGAATGAAGAACTTTCAATAAGTTCTACGGGTGATGGGATAAGTTTAGATCGATAGAAAATTATAGTGGATAATGTTTTCACATATAATGTTGCACTTAACATTATGCAAAACAATGAGGATCTTGAACCTCTATCTGTTGAAGAATGTCGACGAAGATGTGATTGGCCAAAATGACAAGAGGCAATTCAATTAGAATTAAATTCACTCGCTAAACGTGAGGTTTTTGGATCAGTAGTCCAAATGCTAAGTGATGTTAAGTCAGTTGGCTATAAATGGGTCTTTgtacaaaaaagaaatgagaGAAATGAAATTGTAAGATACAAGGCACGCCTTGTTGCACAAGGATTCTCTCAAAGACCTGGTGTCGACTATGAAGAAACATATTCACCATTTATGGATGCAATAACTTTTCGATATCTCATTGGTTTAGTTGTTCATGAAAATCTTGAAATACATCTAATGAATATGGTTACAACTTATCTTTACGGTTCACTTGATAgtaaaatttatatgaaaattccaGAAGGACTTAAAATGCCTGAAGCATTTAGTTCAAAATCTCGGAAAATGTGTTCAATCAGATTACAAAAGTCATTATAAGGCTTAAAACAATCGGGCGCATGTGGTATAATCGCATCAATGAGTACTTGATAAAACAAGATTATATAAATGATGTCATTTgtccttgtatttttattaagaaaacaacatCGGGGTTTGTTATTCTTGTTGTTTATGTTAATGACATTAATCTCATTGGAACTCCAGAAGAGGTCCAAAAGGCAATTGAATATCTAAAGAAAGAATTTGAGATGAAAGACCTTGTAAAGACAAAACTTTGTCTTGGTCTACAAATTGAACATTTAGCAGACGGGGTCTTCATCTATCAATCTGCCTATACTGAAAAAATCTTGAAACGATTTTACATGGACAAAGCACATCCATTAAGTACTCCAATGGTTGTCCGATAAGTTGAAGTGAGTAAAGACCCACTCCGACCTCAAGAAGAGAATGAGGAACCTCTTGGTCCTGAAGTACCTTATCTTTAGTGCAATTGGCGCACTTATGTATCTTACTAATGCTACGAGACCTGATATAGCATTTTCTGTTAATTTATTAGCAAGATATAGTTCTTCCCCTACGCGAAGACATTGGAATGGAGTTAAACATATATTGCGATATCTAAAGGGGGCTAGTGATATGGATTTGTTTTATATTAACAATGATAGTGCAGATCTTGTTGGTCATGCAGATGCAAGTTATTTATCT belongs to Solanum stenotomum isolate F172 chromosome 1, ASM1918654v1, whole genome shotgun sequence and includes:
- the LOC125856197 gene encoding secreted RxLR effector protein 161-like; translated protein: MRNLLVLKYLIFSAIGALMYLTNATRPDIAFSVNLLARYSSSPTRRHWNGVKHILRYLKGASDMDLFYINNDSADLVGHADASYLSDPYKTRSQTGYLFTYGGTAISWRSTKQSIVTTFSNLAEIIAIHEASRECV